CTTTTCTCTCTTAAAGTGAAAGGCCGAAGGATTTTTTATGATATGTTCTCTTTCGGTGTAACTCGACAAACTAATCGAGTAATTATTAGTCCATATGAGGATTCCTGGATGTACGTAATAATCTTCATTTATTTCTTTCATTGGCAGTCTATCAGACTAATGGTAGATCCTATTTGCTACCGAGTGGCTGATCAGTTCTTTTCCAATCCTGCTTCTGTCATTTGTTTCTTCTTGATTTCGTCTTTAGTCGAATTAGGAATGTTTCATTCTTTTTATCAGATTGGATATTGTACTTTGGATCTGCATAGACTTCGAAAAGCATGTATATTCAATGAAAAACAATGGTAGTTTCTTTTGTAGGCTGTGATTACTGATTGTTGCATAGATCTGGTAATTTCTTCCTATTAGGAGTTTTCTTCATATAACGGAGTGATTACTGATTGTTGATGCATTTATGCTATCATCGTATGGAAGTTTTACTGAATATATTTCTAATTTGGAGGACAGAAATAAAATAAAGATTGTCGATGCTGGAGCACTCGAGCCACTCATTTATTTCCTGGAATCAACAAATTCTTGCTTACAAGAGTATGCTACTGCATCTGTTCTGACCCTTTCCGCCACTTGTGTCAACAAGCCTAAGATCAGTGCCTCTGGTGCCATCCCTCTCCTCGTCAAAATCCTGAAAGATGGAAACCGACAAGCCAGGATCGATGCTATGATGGCTCTGTATAATCTCTCTACAATTCCAAACAACTTGAACACTCTCATTTCTCTCCAACCAATACCTGCTGTTATCAAGTTACTGAGGAGCTGCAAGAAGTCATCCAGAACTCATGAGAAGTGTTGTGCCCTTCTTGAGTTACTGATGGGCTTCGAGGAAGGAAGAGCCGCTTTGACATTCGAGGAAGGTGGAGTGCTGACAGTGGTAGAAGTACTCGAGGGAGGGGCTCCTTCTAGTAGGGAGCACGCTGTGGGAGCCCTTCTAACAATGTGCGAGAGTGATTATTCCAGATACAGAGACATTATCCTTAAAGAAGGTGCTATTCCTGGTCTTCTTGAACTCACCATTCAGGGCACACCAACATCTCAAGCAAAAGCTCATCAACTTCTTGATCTGCTACGGAGCACTTCGCAACAAAGATCAGGCATACAGGCAGATGCTTTTCAGAACATCGTTAGCGATATTGTTTCCAGGATCGATGGCGATGATCGGGCTGGAAAGGCAAAGAAGATGTTGGCTGAGATGGTTCAGATTAGCATGGAGCAGAGCTTGAGGCATTTGCAGCAGAGGGCTGTCCTGTGCACACCAAAAGAGCTGCCCGTCGGAGGTCGTCCTTCTGGAGTCCATTCAAAATGATTGTCTGCTTTCTTTTGTTTGTTCTTTTGTGTTGTTCTTTGTTCTGATTAGTTTGGAAGATTGAGTGAATCCGGTCGAGGAGAAAGAAGACAGCATGATCATGCCAGTCCAGGCCATTGATGGTATCGGGTGACTGGTGAAGTGTCGACAGTTGTGCGTGGATGATTCGACAGTTGTGTTAGTTGAGATATAGATTGAAGAAGGTTAAAATTTCAGTCTATTGTTGCAATAAAAATGATGATTTCATCACTTCATACAACTGTTTATGTTTAGTTTGACATGTATGTGAAGAGTCAATTGAGCTCCTTTCCCTCGATACAGTCAGTGTATAGTGCTGATAAGATtccagataagattttctcatctatacgagaaaatctctctacgaataaaatcttatattttatcGAGGGAAATTTttactcctaatttgtataaataggagagggatataTTAATGCATTtaagcttcttcacttcttcaataaagattattcaataaaacttatttaataaattttttttaataaaacttcttcaataattcttcttattttctattctttcccACGACAATCCATCGATCTTTGCCAATTTTATCTTCATCTTTAGATTCTGCATGCCCAACTGATATCCAAGTGCTACAACATCTGTTATCTATAAACATACATGCAGACTTAATAGGATTTCAAAAGAAGATGATGATTATAGAGATAATGGTTGCCTTATCCAATCAAATGGTTGTGACAATGCTGATAACCATCAGAAATCACGAGTACAGTAATACTATTCTACCTTTGTTCTTTAACCTTCTTAAACTATTCCTTTCACTATGTGTTACTCTTTATTAGAGTGTGAGAACTACTCAACCCTCGAGAAACAGATAACAGGACCAATTTCCAACAACTATTTGCCAGTTGATGTGCCATCAAATGCATGGCATTTGAAAGACCGGCTGTTTGATCTCTGGATCCATGTTCTCATGCATAGTATGCAACCCTTGTAGATATACACCATGCATACTATAATTTCCAATGgcatatattataaattattcttGCACATGTGTTCGGATTAAATcagaattttatctttttattatgcATATTTCGGTTCGCAATTGCTATGAAGTATTTATGCATTGGTATGTTTAATGTGCAGTGTAGAAACAAATACGTATATGTGATAATACATAATGTGGGAGATTATGGATATATTATGATTCTATATTGCAATTGCTACGACCGCATAGATGTATTATGACTTACTATGAATCAAAGTTTTACCTCTTGGATTATACATCATGCACGCTATGAGATTACAAAAGTGGCTATTTAAAGGTGAATTTGCAGTGAAACATTTAATGCATTTAATTTTAAAAGGTTTTATATATGACATGATACATGTTTAtgtcaataaaattataaatgctTATGTTTATTAAGTTATCATTTATCATACATCTTGTTTTGCAGGTAAAGTCACTGTTTATCTATCCATATGATAAGCAAAGAGGTAAACTGGTATAAACCCATGCCAAAGCAGATATTGATAACGACTTATAAGCATCTCCTTTTGTATATAAGTTTGAATAGAAAATATATATCGGAGTTGAAAGTATAAGTTTATAGTATAAGTACCGATGTCAAACATCAATTTGTATAGGAAaaattttgttcttttgtttatcaagttaatatctttcaatTTTACTTATTTTTCACTATGTTATAATTAAcagtataagtaaaaaaaaaacatcctattcGACTCAGACATATACAGAATATGaacgaaaataaaaataagatgttACAAATTTAATC
The DNA window shown above is from Musa acuminata AAA Group cultivar baxijiao chromosome BXJ2-4, Cavendish_Baxijiao_AAA, whole genome shotgun sequence and carries:
- the LOC103982825 gene encoding U-box domain-containing protein 4, whose product is MASSEIQIPSEDSSDLSGGGRVAVLVQGIMERIRSEDEDDRIQAAREIRRLTKTSAKHRRYLSESIEPLVSMLRYGSPESGEAAMLGLLNLAVRDERNKIKIVDAGALEPLIYFLESTNSCLQEYATASVLTLSATCVNKPKISASGAIPLLVKILKDGNRQARIDAMMALYNLSTIPNNLNTLISLQPIPAVIKLLRSCKKSSRTHEKCCALLELLMGFEEGRAALTFEEGGVLTVVEVLEGGAPSSREHAVGALLTMCESDYSRYRDIILKEGAIPGLLELTIQGTPTSQAKAHQLLDLLRSTSQQRSGIQADAFQNIVSDIVSRIDGDDRAGKAKKMLAEMVQISMEQSLRHLQQRAVLCTPKELPVGGRPSGVHSK